One window of Candidatus Zixiibacteriota bacterium genomic DNA carries:
- a CDS encoding restriction endonuclease, which translates to MQPFKSFEEAIAELFRNAGAERVESDVEVGGRQIDVLVAFWQMGIEFRVAVECKYYERAVGVDLVMEFAKTLDHLREAGLVDTGSMVSKSGFTQKAKNLAKTRRVHLLNPSDILSLSFRGLWTQVGLRFDTFSVLHAIEGISNDRVEQFLGLVGRVSKARKLVPAVDKASLWDSVKKCRDLAESLGDIYRAEAMLLEGILIYDEQKYQSASIRFSITHDIAKRSQALHVSAAAKLWTARCLTGMKKYAEALDALDLMIEEYKSNQALTALLVKAKYWRAKTLLLKWMEVGDAEIAASITNQFTQILVEADSQGMANYREGAKARLGDIAFHQGNFAESLRLYLEAFHNTPVRDAQDREKLVSLIKAARDKLSPVDAAAIERKGDSTPSAAGWPSMNTQICQFAIWRFARFPLSSILPRVLGDQAFGGVRDLLEDDNFLDFCIEADRYDKSKPGEPIPTGERKYRSLRAKILAGRHSSSDVLRRLRFVKRLLLGGALVNDTGRNGGVALVGLDASAESRVLDRRQGEHVIPGNGGLRFRFDSRKRLAQNSEFLNRCKEIASVLISKIIGRVEGRGVFPFSVDFMLDDNEPIFLELHYPSRGFEVLYAPFRPLTENAIFPIDIYSQAIRLLTEEAHIHKIVLAHSDSLTSDIGRSRSATYGFEFQRLVDALFSVLKDTQLIVCKDWRDASRVDGRIQIEGDSPDLIILDDMDPQNLLQTIFPQQLLPNAKLIQLANDIKGVLDICSQLSIHTPPFRIVHMCDSCSIQGLREELGQLVITKELFHLPSWHAEKRRGVFLDLDDSVDREFLKKSSRNRHLLVQSVVRTSQDKYGHSGELRIHCCGIR; encoded by the coding sequence TGAGGAAGCCATTGCTGAACTCTTCAGGAATGCTGGTGCAGAACGTGTGGAATCAGACGTCGAGGTTGGTGGAAGACAGATTGACGTATTAGTTGCATTCTGGCAAATGGGAATAGAATTTAGGGTCGCTGTCGAGTGCAAATACTACGAAAGAGCGGTCGGAGTCGATCTAGTTATGGAATTTGCTAAAACTCTAGATCATTTGCGCGAAGCTGGACTCGTAGATACCGGCTCTATGGTTTCCAAGAGTGGTTTCACCCAAAAAGCTAAAAATTTGGCGAAGACTCGACGAGTTCATCTCCTGAATCCTTCAGATATTCTGAGTCTCTCATTCAGGGGATTGTGGACACAGGTCGGATTGCGCTTTGACACCTTCTCAGTTCTTCACGCGATCGAAGGGATCTCAAATGACAGGGTGGAGCAGTTTCTCGGACTTGTTGGACGAGTTTCCAAAGCCAGAAAGTTGGTGCCTGCAGTCGACAAGGCATCGCTCTGGGACAGTGTTAAAAAATGCAGAGACTTGGCAGAGAGTCTTGGTGACATCTATCGAGCTGAGGCCATGTTACTTGAGGGTATACTGATTTACGACGAACAAAAGTACCAAAGCGCGAGCATCAGGTTTAGCATCACGCACGATATAGCAAAACGTTCACAAGCTCTGCATGTTTCGGCTGCTGCCAAGTTGTGGACCGCACGATGTTTGACTGGAATGAAAAAGTATGCTGAGGCGCTCGATGCTCTCGACTTGATGATTGAAGAATATAAGAGTAATCAAGCACTGACGGCCTTGTTGGTGAAGGCTAAGTACTGGCGTGCAAAAACTCTTCTGCTGAAATGGATGGAAGTAGGTGATGCTGAGATAGCCGCAAGTATTACTAATCAGTTTACGCAAATACTCGTGGAGGCAGACTCGCAGGGGATGGCCAACTATAGGGAAGGAGCTAAAGCGCGACTGGGAGATATTGCTTTCCATCAAGGCAATTTCGCCGAATCACTCAGGCTCTATTTGGAGGCCTTCCATAATACTCCGGTTCGGGATGCACAAGACCGAGAGAAATTGGTTTCTCTGATTAAGGCCGCTCGTGATAAACTATCACCAGTAGATGCTGCGGCAATTGAGCGAAAGGGGGACTCGACTCCCTCAGCTGCTGGATGGCCAAGCATGAATACTCAGATATGCCAATTTGCCATCTGGAGATTCGCCAGATTTCCTTTGAGTAGCATACTGCCTCGAGTGTTGGGGGATCAGGCTTTCGGCGGCGTAAGGGATCTACTAGAGGATGACAATTTCTTGGACTTCTGTATCGAGGCAGACCGATACGATAAAAGCAAACCCGGAGAACCGATTCCCACGGGAGAACGAAAGTACCGGTCACTGCGTGCAAAAATACTAGCCGGACGACACTCTTCCTCTGACGTACTTCGGCGACTTCGGTTTGTAAAGCGTCTGCTATTAGGGGGTGCGTTAGTTAACGATACTGGACGGAATGGCGGAGTGGCTTTGGTTGGACTTGACGCCTCGGCGGAATCACGCGTCTTGGATCGAAGGCAGGGAGAACACGTCATTCCAGGAAATGGAGGCCTCCGCTTCCGATTCGATAGTAGAAAAAGGCTTGCTCAGAACAGTGAGTTTCTAAATCGCTGCAAAGAGATCGCTTCAGTCCTCATTTCTAAAATCATTGGACGGGTTGAGGGGCGGGGAGTATTTCCGTTCTCTGTGGACTTTATGCTTGACGACAATGAACCTATCTTCTTGGAACTCCATTATCCTTCTCGAGGTTTCGAGGTATTATACGCGCCGTTTCGTCCGCTGACGGAGAATGCCATATTTCCGATTGACATTTACTCACAAGCAATCAGACTACTGACAGAGGAAGCTCATATTCATAAGATTGTGTTGGCGCATAGCGATTCATTGACCTCAGACATCGGAAGATCTCGTTCTGCAACCTATGGATTTGAATTTCAGCGTCTTGTCGACGCTCTCTTTTCTGTACTCAAAGATACACAGCTAATCGTATGTAAGGACTGGAGAGATGCATCTCGTGTCGACGGCAGAATCCAAATCGAGGGGGATTCGCCAGACCTCATTATTCTGGACGACATGGACCCTCAAAACCTCTTACAGACGATCTTTCCGCAGCAACTGCTGCCCAACGCCAAACTAATCCAATTGGCAAACGATATAAAAGGTGTATTAGATATCTGTAGCCAATTGAGTATTCATACACCTCCATTTCGAATAGTCCACATGTGCGATTCTTGTAGCATCCAAGGACTTAGAGAAGAATTGGGCCAGCTAGTTATCACAAAAGAGCTGTTTCACTTGCCCAGTTGGCACGCCGAGAAGAGGCGAGGCGTCTTTCTAGATCTTGATGACTCAGTCGACAGGGAATTCTTGAAAAAATCTTCGAGGAACCGACACTTGCTGGTTCAATCTGTGGTCAGGACAAGTCAGGACAAATATGGTCATTCGGGTGAATTGCGAATTCACTGCTGTGGCATTCGATGA